In Kitasatospora gansuensis, a genomic segment contains:
- a CDS encoding DUF4245 domain-containing protein — translation MRGRQTVRDMILSMLAIGGVVFVGYLFIPHSEGSGLKAVDYRSSAASAKRAAPYPVLAPEGLSEQWKATSVEYNQDKKRPKAWHLGFLTPGGQYAAVEQSLEPREKAITDAVEGAKPEGTTTTVGGQEWQRYQGKSYRALVVQSGGATTVVTGTAGWDELTEFARSLR, via the coding sequence ATGAGAGGCCGGCAGACGGTACGGGACATGATCCTGTCGATGCTGGCGATCGGTGGCGTGGTCTTCGTCGGGTACCTCTTCATCCCGCACTCCGAGGGCTCGGGGCTGAAGGCGGTCGACTACCGCTCCTCGGCGGCCTCGGCCAAGCGCGCCGCGCCGTACCCGGTGCTGGCTCCGGAGGGCCTGTCCGAGCAGTGGAAGGCCACCTCGGTCGAGTACAACCAGGACAAGAAGCGCCCCAAGGCCTGGCACCTGGGCTTCCTGACGCCCGGCGGCCAGTACGCGGCGGTCGAGCAGAGCCTGGAGCCCCGCGAGAAGGCGATCACCGACGCGGTCGAGGGCGCGAAGCCCGAGGGCACCACGACGACGGTCGGCGGCCAGGAGTGGCAGCGCTACCAGGGCAAGTCGTACCGGGCCCTGGTGGTCCAGAGCGGCGGCGCCACCACCGTGGTCACCGGCACCGCCGGCTGGGACGAGCTCACCGAGTTCGCCCGGTCGCTCCGGTAG
- the glpX gene encoding class II fructose-bisphosphatase, translated as MTAQHSNFPSSLIVAPEAPDRNLALELVRVTEAAAMAAGRWVGRGDKNGADGAAVKAMRTLVSTVSMNGVVVIGEGEKDEAPMLYNGERVGDGTGAECDVAVDPVDGTTLTAKGMANAVAVLAVADRGTMFDPSAVFYMDKLVCGPEAADYVDITAPAAVNIRRVAKAKGSSVEDVTVMVLDRPRHEGLVKEIREAGARIKFITDGDVAGAIMTARAGTGVDLLMGIGGTPEGIIAACAMKCMGGVIQGRLWPKDDAERQKALDAGHDLDRVLTTDDLVSGENVFFVATGITDGELLRGVHYRQATATTSSLVMRSKSGTIRQIDSTHKLSKLRAYSAIDFDRAN; from the coding sequence ATGACCGCCCAGCACAGCAACTTCCCCAGCTCCCTGATCGTGGCCCCGGAGGCCCCCGATCGGAACCTCGCCCTCGAGCTCGTCCGGGTCACCGAGGCCGCCGCCATGGCGGCCGGCCGATGGGTCGGCCGGGGCGACAAGAACGGCGCCGACGGCGCGGCCGTCAAGGCCATGCGCACCCTCGTCTCCACCGTGTCGATGAACGGCGTGGTCGTCATCGGTGAGGGCGAGAAGGACGAAGCCCCGATGCTCTACAACGGCGAACGCGTCGGCGACGGCACCGGCGCCGAGTGCGACGTCGCGGTCGACCCCGTGGACGGCACCACCCTCACCGCCAAGGGCATGGCCAACGCCGTCGCCGTCCTCGCCGTCGCCGACCGCGGCACCATGTTCGACCCCAGCGCCGTCTTCTACATGGACAAGCTGGTCTGCGGCCCCGAAGCCGCCGACTACGTCGACATCACCGCCCCCGCCGCCGTCAACATCCGCCGCGTCGCCAAGGCCAAGGGCAGCTCCGTCGAGGACGTCACCGTCATGGTGCTCGACCGCCCCCGCCACGAGGGCCTGGTCAAGGAGATCCGCGAGGCCGGCGCCCGGATCAAGTTCATCACCGACGGCGACGTCGCCGGCGCCATCATGACCGCCCGCGCCGGCACCGGCGTCGACCTGCTCATGGGCATCGGCGGCACCCCCGAAGGCATCATCGCCGCCTGCGCCATGAAGTGCATGGGCGGCGTGATCCAGGGCCGCCTGTGGCCCAAGGACGACGCCGAACGCCAGAAGGCACTGGACGCCGGCCACGACCTCGACCGCGTCCTCACCACCGACGACCTCGTCAGCGGCGAGAACGTCTTCTTCGTCGCCACCGGCATCACCGACGGCGAACTCCTCCGCGGCGTCCACTACCGCCAGGCCACCGCCACCACCAGCTCCCTGGTGATGCGCTCCAAGAGCGGAACGATCCGTCAGATCGACTCCACCCACAAGCTCTCCAAGCTCCGGGCCTACAGCGCGATCGACTTCGACCGCGCCAACTAG
- a CDS encoding WhiB family transcriptional regulator produces MLHPIESSARVATQPAARSTTAPAAVAAQRLEHQEDSPWHTGAACRRDEAGLFFAPSKEPTAARLSREEHAKQVCARCPVLLECREHALAQPEPYGVWGGLTAAERRVVLARRRRREAELRIPAARRIAG; encoded by the coding sequence GTGCTGCATCCCATCGAGTCCAGCGCCCGTGTCGCCACCCAACCGGCGGCCCGCAGTACCACCGCTCCGGCGGCGGTGGCGGCGCAGCGGCTCGAGCACCAGGAGGACAGTCCCTGGCACACCGGGGCGGCCTGCCGACGGGACGAGGCGGGGCTGTTCTTCGCCCCCTCCAAGGAGCCCACGGCGGCCCGGCTGTCCCGGGAGGAGCACGCCAAACAGGTTTGCGCCCGCTGCCCGGTCCTGCTGGAGTGCCGGGAACACGCCCTCGCCCAGCCCGAGCCGTACGGCGTCTGGGGCGGCCTCACGGCGGCCGAGCGCCGGGTGGTGCTGGCCCGGCGGCGGCGCCGGGAGGCCGAGCTCCGGATACCGGCCGCCCGCCGGATAGCGGGCTGA
- a CDS encoding DUF1707 SHOCT-like domain-containing protein, with protein sequence MTKSEAKPDLTKKPFDAAPVAEAELRASDADRERIAELLRDAYAEGRLTVEEHSERIEAAYSARTLGELAPLTRDLPAHRPLSAELPEGTAHRAPQRQSQPPARSESPTMLAIFGGTSRKGRWRVGSHLRAVAVFGGVEIDLSDAVFESPEVEIEVWAVFGGVDIKVPENVSLHGSGVGVFGGFDVREQTAADPYAPVVRVKGAAVFGGCEAKPRRGKKLREWVRKQLDG encoded by the coding sequence ATGACCAAGTCCGAGGCCAAGCCGGACCTGACCAAGAAGCCGTTCGACGCGGCCCCGGTGGCGGAGGCCGAGCTGCGCGCCTCGGACGCCGACCGGGAGCGGATCGCCGAGCTGCTGCGGGACGCGTACGCCGAGGGCCGGCTCACCGTCGAGGAGCACTCCGAGCGGATCGAGGCGGCCTACAGCGCCCGCACGCTGGGCGAGTTGGCGCCGCTGACCAGGGACCTGCCCGCGCACCGGCCGCTCTCCGCCGAGCTGCCGGAGGGCACCGCCCACCGGGCCCCGCAGCGGCAGTCCCAGCCGCCGGCCCGGAGCGAGTCGCCGACCATGCTGGCGATCTTCGGGGGCACCAGCCGCAAGGGCCGTTGGCGGGTGGGCTCGCACCTGCGCGCGGTGGCGGTGTTCGGCGGGGTGGAGATCGACCTCAGCGACGCCGTGTTCGAGTCGCCCGAGGTGGAGATCGAGGTCTGGGCGGTCTTCGGCGGCGTCGACATCAAGGTGCCGGAGAACGTCTCGCTGCACGGCAGCGGCGTCGGCGTCTTCGGCGGCTTCGACGTCCGGGAGCAGACTGCGGCCGACCCCTACGCGCCGGTGGTCCGGGTGAAGGGCGCGGCGGTCTTCGGCGGCTGCGAGGCGAAGCCGCGACGTGGCAAGAAGCTCCGTGAGTGGGTGCGCAAGCAGCTCGACGGCTGA
- a CDS encoding fumarate hydratase: MAPTPEFAYSDLLPLGADPTPYRKLTSEGVSVIEAGGRRFLQVEPEALRLLTAEAMHDISHYLRPAHLAQLRRILDDPEASPNDRFVALDLLKNVNISAGGILPMCQDTGTAIVMGKRGQNVLTEGRDEAAIARGVYDAYTKLNLRYSQMAPVTMWDEKNTGNNLPAQIELYATDGDAYKFLFMAKGGGSANKSYLYQETKAILNEDSMLNFLEQKIRSLGTAACPPYHLAIVVGGTSAEFALKTAKYASAHYLDELPTSGDAATGHGFRDLELEAKVTELTQKIGIGAQFGGKYFCHDVRVIRLPRHGASLPVAMAVSCSADRQALGKITADGIFLEQLETDPAKYLPDTTDEHLDDEVVRIDLNQPMSEIRAELAKYPVKTRLSLTGTLVVARDIAHAKIKERLDAGEGMPQYLKDHPVYYAGPAKTPEGFASGSFGPTTAGRMDSYVDQFQAAGGSMVMLAKGNRSKQVTKACAEHGGFYLGSIGGPAARLAQDCIRKVEVLEYAELGMEAVWRIEVEDFPAFIVVDDKGNDFFAEVTEGPLITSLRVRSAE, from the coding sequence ATGGCTCCCACGCCAGAGTTCGCCTACTCCGACCTCCTCCCCCTCGGTGCGGACCCCACCCCGTACCGCAAGCTGACCTCCGAGGGCGTCAGTGTCATCGAGGCGGGCGGGCGCCGTTTCCTCCAGGTCGAGCCCGAGGCCCTGCGGCTGCTCACCGCCGAGGCGATGCACGACATCTCGCACTACCTGCGCCCGGCGCACCTGGCCCAGCTCCGCCGGATCCTGGACGACCCGGAGGCCAGCCCGAACGACCGCTTCGTCGCGCTGGACCTGCTGAAGAACGTCAACATCTCGGCCGGCGGCATCCTGCCGATGTGCCAGGACACCGGCACCGCGATCGTGATGGGCAAGCGCGGCCAGAACGTGCTGACCGAGGGCCGGGACGAGGCCGCCATCGCGCGCGGCGTGTACGACGCGTACACCAAGCTCAACCTGCGCTACTCGCAGATGGCCCCGGTCACCATGTGGGACGAGAAGAACACCGGCAACAACCTGCCGGCCCAGATCGAGCTGTACGCGACGGACGGTGACGCGTACAAGTTCCTGTTCATGGCCAAGGGCGGCGGCAGCGCCAACAAGTCGTACCTCTACCAGGAGACCAAGGCCATCCTGAACGAGGACTCGATGCTCAACTTCCTTGAGCAGAAGATCCGTTCACTCGGCACGGCGGCCTGCCCGCCGTACCACCTGGCGATCGTGGTCGGCGGCACCAGCGCCGAGTTCGCGCTGAAGACCGCCAAGTACGCCTCGGCGCACTACCTGGACGAGCTGCCCACCAGCGGCGACGCGGCCACCGGCCACGGCTTCCGGGATCTGGAGCTGGAGGCCAAGGTCACCGAGCTGACCCAGAAGATCGGCATCGGCGCCCAGTTCGGCGGCAAGTACTTCTGCCACGACGTCCGGGTGATCCGGCTGCCCCGGCACGGCGCCTCGCTGCCGGTCGCGATGGCCGTCTCCTGCTCGGCTGACCGCCAGGCGCTGGGCAAGATCACGGCGGACGGCATCTTCCTGGAGCAGCTCGAGACCGACCCGGCGAAGTACCTGCCGGACACCACGGACGAGCACCTCGACGACGAGGTGGTCCGGATCGACCTGAACCAGCCGATGTCCGAGATCCGCGCCGAGCTCGCCAAGTACCCGGTGAAGACCCGGCTTTCGCTCACCGGCACGCTGGTGGTCGCCCGTGACATCGCGCACGCGAAGATCAAGGAGCGGCTGGACGCGGGCGAGGGCATGCCCCAGTACCTGAAGGACCACCCGGTCTACTACGCCGGCCCCGCCAAGACCCCCGAGGGCTTCGCCTCCGGCTCGTTCGGCCCCACCACGGCCGGACGGATGGACAGTTACGTCGACCAGTTCCAGGCGGCGGGCGGCTCGATGGTGATGCTCGCCAAGGGCAACCGCTCGAAGCAGGTCACCAAGGCGTGCGCCGAGCACGGCGGCTTCTACCTCGGCTCGATCGGCGGCCCGGCGGCGCGGCTGGCGCAGGACTGCATCCGTAAGGTCGAGGTCCTCGAGTACGCCGAGCTGGGCATGGAGGCGGTCTGGCGGATCGAGGTCGAGGACTTCCCGGCCTTCATCGTGGTCGACGACAAGGGCAACGACTTCTTCGCCGAGGTCACCGAAGGCCCGCTGATCACCAGCCTGCGGGTGCGGTCGGCGGAGTAA